A part of Candidatus Electrothrix aestuarii genomic DNA contains:
- a CDS encoding outer membrane beta-barrel protein, which translates to MKRTMIYAGALALLIGVTGQAQATRLGLHGVFSNGGDIGDSELGIGGQLELPVNPFMSVELAVTQFGDEVESSGTTMDQDLTSIGLSAVLRGPLGPQLEGYTLLGLNYNTFDMDNMEVDDAVGFHIGAGLNLPIAYNMELFSEYRYTFLETEFETEVSGMDEDYEYNFGVAKLGLNFLF; encoded by the coding sequence ATGAAACGAACAATGATATACGCAGGAGCACTGGCCCTGCTTATCGGCGTGACAGGTCAAGCACAGGCTACTCGCCTTGGGCTCCACGGCGTATTTTCAAATGGTGGAGATATTGGTGATTCTGAACTGGGCATCGGTGGACAGCTGGAACTCCCTGTTAACCCCTTCATGTCTGTTGAGCTTGCAGTCACTCAATTTGGCGATGAAGTAGAAAGCAGCGGCACAACGATGGATCAGGACCTCACCTCAATCGGTCTTTCTGCCGTCCTCAGAGGACCTCTCGGACCGCAGCTGGAAGGCTACACCCTTTTGGGACTGAACTACAACACCTTTGACATGGATAATATGGAGGTGGATGACGCTGTAGGTTTTCACATTGGTGCAGGCCTGAACCTTCCTATCGCCTACAACATGGAGCTCTTCAGCGAGTACCGCTATACCTTCCTGGAAACAGAATTTGAAACAGAAGTCTCAGGTATGGACGAAGATTATGAGTATAACTTCGGTGTAGCAAAACTCGGTCTGAATTTCCTGTTCTAA
- the yedE gene encoding YedE family putative selenium transporter — protein MSRFKLPDLSIITGIVLGGGAVMLTLFGNPVNSGICISCFLENLAGALQLQDSVRMSYIRPELVGFLLGAFFMAKQNRRFRVTGGSSPLIRFFLGFFMIVGCGVFIGCPIKMLLRLGAGDLTAVAALLGMLFGIWLGGKYLRAGSVLDRAQNLPTINGYILPGIGFLLLLFLFLKPAFVQQGFSGPAAQHAPLWISLAVGLLIGGLAQRSGLCITGGIRNFFLFREKTLFSGVIAIFVSALMVSLVSGQFNLGMEAQPGAHHSHLWSFLAMVLVGLAAVIVDGCPFRQVIKAGEGDVDAGITCFGMVTGAAMVITWQLRSTSAGPVFNGQIATLLGLIFCLTVILSYRKARVKR, from the coding sequence GTGAGTCGCTTTAAATTACCAGATCTTTCAATTATAACAGGGATAGTACTTGGCGGTGGCGCTGTTATGCTCACCCTGTTCGGCAACCCTGTTAACTCAGGTATCTGTATTTCATGTTTTTTGGAGAACTTGGCTGGTGCGCTTCAGTTACAGGATAGTGTCCGCATGAGCTATATTCGCCCAGAACTGGTTGGTTTTCTGTTAGGGGCCTTTTTTATGGCCAAGCAGAATCGACGTTTTCGGGTGACAGGAGGTTCCTCGCCGCTGATTCGTTTCTTTCTCGGATTTTTCATGATTGTGGGTTGCGGGGTTTTTATCGGTTGTCCGATTAAAATGCTTCTGCGTCTTGGAGCCGGGGACCTGACCGCTGTTGCTGCCTTACTTGGTATGCTTTTCGGTATCTGGTTGGGAGGGAAATATCTCAGAGCTGGCTCAGTCCTGGACCGTGCTCAGAATTTGCCCACCATCAACGGGTATATCCTGCCAGGTATAGGTTTTCTTTTGCTGCTTTTCCTTTTTCTTAAACCAGCTTTTGTACAGCAGGGGTTTTCAGGGCCAGCAGCGCAACATGCACCCTTGTGGATATCCTTGGCTGTGGGCTTGCTGATCGGTGGCCTAGCTCAACGTTCCGGGCTCTGTATTACCGGTGGAATCCGCAATTTTTTCCTGTTCCGGGAAAAGACCCTGTTCAGCGGCGTGATTGCCATCTTTGTCTCTGCCCTGATGGTGTCTCTGGTCAGTGGTCAGTTCAACCTCGGTATGGAGGCCCAACCCGGTGCCCATCATAGTCACCTCTGGAGTTTCCTGGCTATGGTTTTGGTCGGACTTGCTGCGGTGATTGTTGATGGATGCCCGTTCCGGCAGGTTATTAAGGCTGGAGAAGGGGACGTTGATGCGGGGATTACCTGTTTTGGTATGGTAACCGGGGCTGCGATGGTTATTACCTGGCAGCTGCGTAGTACTTCAGCCGGTCCGGTGTTTAACGGTCAGATCGCTACCCTGCTGGGCTTGATTTTCTGCCTGACAGTTATACTCAGCTACCGTAAGGCACGGGTAAAACGATAA
- a CDS encoding right-handed parallel beta-helix repeat-containing protein has protein sequence MMSKKIMLSLLAGLAATLLTLQSGFAKELVVEKGVIDKDTTWSGDILVKGDVEVAKEATLIIMPGTTVRFAKIEAFGPDKRYTDKDNHFSRAEIFVLGKLYAQGTKEKKIVFTSAEEKPAPGDWGAINFNGSIDNLIEYCELMYAQTAVHCHSSQIVVVNNTFKHNGTAIGSKNLPDVPVRCSMPVLYNLVTENGGGIIVGGGTASPVAHNEISGNEFFGVYVKKGGRAAIRFNNINKNGKGVIFYATKEAMLQDNNIADNENYNISMLEGQADDIVARNNWWGTTDEKKIMEKVMDKGREETLGKVDLTDFYAAPVSGAGLH, from the coding sequence ATGATGAGTAAAAAAATAATGCTGTCGCTGCTTGCCGGGCTTGCAGCGACCCTGCTGACCCTCCAGTCGGGTTTTGCCAAAGAGCTGGTTGTAGAAAAAGGGGTTATTGACAAGGATACAACCTGGTCCGGGGATATTCTGGTGAAAGGTGATGTGGAGGTTGCCAAAGAGGCAACTTTGATCATCATGCCTGGAACCACAGTGCGTTTTGCCAAGATTGAGGCCTTTGGGCCGGACAAGAGGTATACGGACAAGGATAACCACTTCTCCCGCGCTGAGATTTTTGTCTTGGGAAAATTATATGCCCAAGGAACAAAAGAGAAAAAAATAGTTTTTACCAGTGCTGAGGAAAAACCAGCTCCTGGGGATTGGGGAGCAATTAATTTCAACGGTTCTATCGATAACTTAATTGAGTACTGCGAGCTGATGTATGCGCAGACCGCTGTGCATTGCCATTCCTCCCAGATTGTTGTTGTAAACAATACCTTCAAGCATAACGGAACCGCCATTGGCAGTAAAAACTTGCCAGACGTCCCAGTGAGATGTTCTATGCCGGTTCTCTATAATCTGGTGACAGAGAACGGCGGCGGCATTATTGTTGGCGGCGGGACTGCTTCACCGGTTGCTCATAACGAAATCAGTGGCAATGAGTTCTTTGGCGTGTATGTGAAAAAGGGTGGTCGTGCTGCTATCCGTTTTAATAACATCAACAAGAACGGTAAAGGTGTGATCTTTTACGCTACCAAAGAAGCCATGCTCCAGGATAATAATATTGCAGATAATGAAAACTACAATATTTCCATGTTAGAAGGTCAGGCTGATGATATCGTGGCCCGCAATAACTGGTGGGGCACAACCGATGAGAAAAAAATCATGGAAAAGGTCATGGATAAAGGGCGGGAAGAAACCCTTGGTAAGGTTGATCTGACCGATTTTTATGCTGCACCTGTGAGCGGAGCTGGTCTTCACTAA
- a CDS encoding phosphate/phosphite/phosphonate ABC transporter substrate-binding protein, which translates to MKKIALCILLFSAVFSLQACKTDEATEKPAAVAEKQDQPAVTPVSNEKPLRFGYMICDSRKLSEERFSPFTAYLEKKLGRRVEMILKNTFEFESLIKNKEVDFFHVNPVVAIVLKEKYKADLLLTDIRGRNGYKATGTIIARKDSGIETIEDMRGKSMVFGPALAPFGYMAQYALLLENNFDPETDFSSYTIPAGAAKHDKVIYGVEYGKYDVGAAPRIDLDRLVEENIIDLNDYNIIAESEPMPYCTVGARAEIDAALKEKMKDLLLNLKDDEVATVDGETLKVLKRMLIDGFQPVVDSEYDAIREDLKLCNMPPYNKY; encoded by the coding sequence ATGAAAAAAATAGCTCTGTGTATTCTTCTGTTCTCTGCCGTTTTCTCTCTTCAGGCATGCAAGACTGATGAGGCGACTGAGAAGCCCGCTGCTGTTGCGGAAAAACAGGACCAGCCCGCAGTAACTCCGGTAAGCAATGAAAAGCCGCTTCGTTTTGGTTATATGATCTGCGACAGTCGTAAGCTGTCCGAGGAACGTTTTTCTCCTTTTACCGCCTATCTTGAGAAAAAGCTTGGCCGCCGGGTTGAGATGATCCTCAAAAACACCTTTGAGTTTGAGAGCCTGATCAAAAATAAGGAAGTTGACTTCTTCCATGTTAACCCTGTTGTTGCGATTGTACTGAAAGAAAAATATAAGGCTGATTTACTGCTTACTGATATTCGCGGAAGAAACGGTTATAAGGCCACAGGAACGATTATTGCCCGGAAAGACAGCGGTATTGAGACCATCGAAGACATGCGTGGCAAATCTATGGTCTTTGGTCCGGCCTTGGCTCCTTTTGGTTATATGGCCCAGTATGCTCTGCTGCTGGAAAATAACTTTGATCCGGAAACCGATTTCTCTTCCTATACTATTCCTGCCGGTGCAGCCAAGCATGATAAGGTAATTTACGGGGTGGAATACGGAAAATATGATGTTGGTGCAGCGCCTCGCATCGATCTGGACCGTCTGGTTGAAGAGAATATCATTGATCTGAATGATTATAATATTATCGCTGAAAGTGAACCGATGCCCTATTGTACCGTTGGTGCCCGGGCTGAAATCGATGCTGCTTTGAAGGAGAAAATGAAAGATCTTCTCCTTAACCTGAAGGATGATGAGGTTGCAACTGTGGATGGAGAGACCCTCAAGGTGCTGAAACGGATGCTCATTGACGGTTTTCAGCCGGTTGTTGATAGCGAATACGATGCTATCCGGGAAGATCTCAAACTCTGCAACATGCCTCCGTACAATAAGTATTAA
- a CDS encoding tetratricopeptide repeat protein — protein sequence MRNLFLTLLILLLSVSSAAAHGGISKLPDSVQIMQYKMLLYMDENDISTKNSLAMAYFRTNELNEATQQLEEVLKLDANNFDALDGMGIVLLRQKKSAEAVKYLDRALALNEKDMMLHVHLSLAHQQLNQPELAQKSLETAEALAATPEAADEIQQEIQLLSNS from the coding sequence ATGCGAAACCTGTTTTTAACCTTACTGATTCTGTTGCTTTCAGTGAGCTCTGCCGCCGCACATGGAGGGATTTCCAAGCTCCCGGATTCGGTTCAGATTATGCAGTATAAAATGCTGCTCTATATGGATGAGAATGATATCTCTACCAAAAACAGCTTGGCTATGGCCTACTTTCGGACCAACGAGCTGAACGAAGCGACGCAGCAGCTTGAGGAAGTTCTGAAACTGGATGCAAATAATTTTGATGCCCTGGATGGTATGGGAATCGTTTTGCTACGGCAAAAGAAAAGCGCCGAGGCAGTGAAATATCTGGATCGGGCGCTGGCATTGAATGAGAAGGATATGATGCTCCATGTTCATCTTTCTTTGGCCCATCAGCAGCTGAATCAGCCTGAGCTGGCTCAAAAGTCTCTGGAAACCGCAGAAGCTCTTGCGGCGACCCCGGAAGCAGCTGACGAAATTCAGCAAGAGATTCAACTGCTCAGTAACTCCTGA
- a CDS encoding glycine betaine ABC transporter substrate-binding protein, whose protein sequence is MINKKRSYLKMRRKTALLFSASCFLLLTFTSTSYSCVGRILNLTVNESAEQQLVAHIMATYITERTGTTVNVVNSTEDVGTQCPTDLCINYVNTGLSGMSSDNQGSDDDESYSLVKEYYIENENLVWLKPFGYKGPVAQDNASMAVPVANRESLVKFPILHRVINKLGNLIDNSSLEQLLQQSEGSDAESVAKDFLKTKNLI, encoded by the coding sequence ATGATAAATAAAAAAAGGAGTTACCTGAAAATGCGACGAAAAACTGCACTACTGTTCTCAGCATCTTGCTTTTTGCTGCTGACCTTCACCTCGACAAGCTATAGCTGTGTTGGCCGTATTCTGAATCTGACAGTCAACGAGTCTGCTGAACAGCAGCTAGTCGCTCATATCATGGCTACCTATATCACAGAGCGTACCGGTACCACTGTGAATGTTGTGAACAGCACGGAGGATGTTGGAACCCAGTGTCCTACTGATCTCTGTATCAATTACGTAAATACTGGTCTCTCCGGTATGAGCAGTGATAACCAGGGCAGCGATGATGACGAAAGCTATAGCCTGGTCAAAGAATACTATATTGAAAATGAGAATCTGGTTTGGTTGAAACCCTTTGGTTATAAGGGACCGGTTGCCCAGGATAATGCCTCTATGGCCGTACCTGTAGCAAACCGTGAGTCACTGGTTAAATTTCCGATCCTTCACCGTGTTATTAATAAACTCGGTAATCTGATTGATAATTCTTCTCTGGAGCAGCTGTTGCAGCAGTCAGAGGGCAGTGATGCGGAGAGTGTTGCCAAGGATTTTCTCAAGACCAAAAATTTGATCTGA
- a CDS encoding SLC13 family permease, with the protein MSSATHKLSLRPFFVVLALVGAVSLLKFSSFCSSVPAKAGVLTLLTLVFWATALIPEHLTALLFFLLAMLFSLAGPAVVFAGFGSAAIWLIFGGLVIGVAISSTGLGARLARYAAILLHGSYLKIISGLVLAGVLFSFLMPSAMGRVVLLTPIALSVADHFGFKEGSRGRIGVLLAIILGTYIPAFGILPANVPNMVLVGMAETQYHISIFYGTYLLLHFPLLSLVKAALIIALIRFFFPDQPLVTPAQEEQEKNTFSRNELILSLVLVGMLGLWITDFLHHVSPAWVALGGALILLMPGVDIVAKKDFNQKINWGAIVFVAGILGLGGVINHTGLGRNIADGITALLPLGEQQDFVNYMSVSLASAFTGMLTTLPAVPAVLTPLSDSLAQATGLPVQTLLMMQVLGFSTIMLPYQAPPIVVGMQLSGEKLFHAAKICLLLALISVFILLPLNFFWWKLLDWL; encoded by the coding sequence ATGTCATCTGCCACACATAAGCTTTCCCTCCGGCCCTTCTTTGTTGTTCTTGCCCTTGTCGGAGCTGTCTCGCTGCTGAAATTTTCTTCCTTTTGTTCCTCGGTACCGGCCAAAGCCGGTGTCCTTACCCTGCTCACCTTGGTGTTTTGGGCAACGGCCTTGATCCCGGAGCACCTTACCGCCCTGCTGTTTTTCCTGTTAGCAATGCTGTTCTCGCTTGCCGGGCCAGCTGTTGTCTTTGCTGGTTTTGGTTCCGCCGCTATTTGGCTGATTTTTGGGGGGCTGGTCATCGGGGTCGCTATTTCCTCCACCGGGCTTGGGGCCCGCCTTGCCCGCTATGCAGCAATCCTCTTACACGGGAGCTACCTGAAAATCATCAGTGGCTTGGTGCTTGCTGGGGTTTTATTCAGTTTTCTTATGCCTTCAGCCATGGGCCGGGTTGTCCTGCTGACCCCCATTGCCCTGTCTGTTGCTGATCATTTTGGCTTCAAGGAGGGATCCCGGGGGAGAATCGGGGTGCTGCTGGCTATTATCCTGGGAACCTATATCCCGGCCTTCGGCATCTTGCCTGCCAATGTGCCCAATATGGTCCTGGTGGGTATGGCGGAGACTCAGTATCATATTTCGATCTTCTATGGAACGTACCTTTTGCTTCATTTTCCCTTGCTGAGCCTTGTGAAGGCTGCATTGATCATCGCACTTATTCGTTTCTTCTTTCCTGATCAGCCCTTGGTAACACCGGCACAGGAGGAACAGGAAAAAAATACATTCTCCCGTAATGAGCTGATTCTTTCCTTGGTGTTGGTCGGTATGCTCGGCCTATGGATTACCGATTTTCTTCATCATGTATCTCCGGCTTGGGTGGCCCTGGGAGGTGCTCTTATCCTCCTGATGCCGGGCGTTGATATCGTTGCTAAAAAGGATTTTAATCAGAAAATTAATTGGGGAGCGATCGTTTTTGTTGCTGGTATTCTTGGACTTGGCGGAGTGATTAATCATACCGGGTTAGGCCGCAATATCGCCGATGGAATAACAGCCTTGCTCCCCCTGGGAGAACAGCAGGATTTTGTCAATTATATGTCGGTCAGTCTTGCTTCGGCATTCACCGGCATGTTGACCACCCTTCCTGCGGTCCCAGCTGTCCTTACCCCATTATCAGATAGCTTGGCGCAGGCCACTGGTTTGCCGGTTCAGACCCTGCTTATGATGCAGGTCCTGGGCTTTTCCACCATCATGCTGCCCTATCAGGCACCACCGATTGTGGTGGGGATGCAGCTCTCTGGAGAAAAACTTTTTCATGCTGCGAAAATATGTTTACTTCTGGCCCTGATAAGCGTTTTTATCCTACTGCCGCTGAATTTTTTCTGGTGGAAACTGCTGGACTGGCTCTAG
- a CDS encoding EF-hand domain-containing protein, which yields MKALKTAIALALTLTLFAGYSFAQGQGRGPRCQQRFAELDTNKDGKVTYSEFMAVSHPRGEEQAKAMFEAKDSNKDGELTRAEFCPGA from the coding sequence ATGAAAGCATTGAAAACCGCAATAGCTCTGGCTTTGACATTGACCTTATTTGCTGGCTACAGTTTCGCCCAGGGTCAAGGACGAGGCCCTCGTTGCCAGCAACGTTTTGCGGAACTCGACACCAATAAGGATGGCAAAGTGACGTACAGCGAATTCATGGCTGTTTCTCACCCACGGGGAGAGGAGCAGGCCAAGGCTATGTTTGAAGCCAAAGACAGCAATAAAGATGGCGAATTAACGCGAGCAGAATTCTGCCCTGGAGCATAA
- a CDS encoding Spy/CpxP family protein refolding chaperone — protein sequence MKTRLNKKIATAVLAGLLTVSLLPMSSYACRKGGGGQGAGSGCAMKGGQKWKKGGSLGIWRNAQLVQTLGLSDEQVHKLKEADFTAREKKQTLRAEINSLHLKMDHAFSADKVDEDAVRKLSKKIAATKGQMIEQRVENRLTLQKILTPEQLTKLNSQRDQGRGFGMGNGMGNGGNPPCKMNGQGGGGKGMQKGQGRM from the coding sequence ATGAAAACACGTTTGAATAAAAAAATTGCTACCGCAGTCTTGGCTGGCCTGCTCACTGTTTCCCTTCTTCCTATGTCAAGCTATGCCTGTCGGAAAGGCGGGGGAGGCCAAGGGGCTGGTAGCGGTTGTGCCATGAAAGGCGGACAAAAATGGAAAAAAGGTGGTTCCCTGGGCATCTGGAGAAACGCACAGCTTGTGCAGACCTTGGGCCTGAGCGACGAGCAGGTACATAAGTTGAAAGAGGCTGATTTCACAGCCCGGGAAAAAAAGCAGACCCTACGGGCAGAAATAAACAGCCTGCACCTGAAAATGGATCATGCCTTTTCTGCTGACAAGGTAGATGAAGATGCAGTCCGTAAATTATCGAAAAAAATTGCCGCAACTAAAGGCCAGATGATTGAACAACGCGTTGAAAACCGCCTGACCCTCCAAAAAATACTCACCCCGGAGCAGCTGACCAAGCTGAACAGCCAGCGTGACCAAGGCCGAGGATTCGGCATGGGCAATGGTATGGGAAACGGCGGCAATCCTCCCTGCAAGATGAACGGCCAGGGCGGCGGAGGCAAGGGTATGCAAAAAGGCCAGGGAAGAATGTAG
- a CDS encoding DUF4405 domain-containing protein, with protein MKMTRDWITPITTGAFLLTAVTGVLLFFHAATGLNKEVHEWISWIFLIGALLHLALNFGPFKKYLTQRKGQVLMGTFVLLLALSFIPFEEEHHHAPPFVPPIKALARTPLSTLAQVAGTSPDQLRDRLSRKGIAVASYDQSLSELIGNDFRDQVHILEELLEEEH; from the coding sequence ATGAAGATGACACGAGACTGGATCACCCCTATCACCACAGGAGCCTTTTTGTTGACCGCCGTGACCGGCGTTCTCCTTTTTTTTCATGCAGCAACAGGCCTAAACAAGGAAGTTCATGAATGGATCAGCTGGATCTTTCTGATCGGAGCTCTACTCCACCTTGCCCTGAACTTCGGCCCCTTTAAAAAATACCTTACACAACGCAAAGGCCAAGTGCTCATGGGGACCTTTGTCCTTCTTCTGGCCCTGAGTTTTATTCCGTTTGAAGAAGAACATCACCACGCCCCTCCTTTTGTCCCGCCGATCAAGGCTCTGGCCCGGACACCCTTGTCCACTCTGGCGCAGGTTGCCGGAACCAGTCCGGACCAACTCCGTGACCGCCTGAGCCGGAAGGGCATTGCTGTTGCTTCCTATGACCAGAGTCTCAGTGAGCTGATTGGCAATGATTTCCGGGACCAGGTTCATATACTAGAGGAGCTTCTCGAAGAAGAGCATTAA
- a CDS encoding efflux transporter outer membrane subunit — translation MIMQHTALPGKHYFRTSLSTPSAAVFSCKNHPPYSRQVAVGVEFLINTNNLGSAAMIIHTIQRKNRRLAPLLCCGLMLQLLTACAVVGPEYQKPDLHPAAQWNSPLLKGLQAEQADPQQMAAWWELLEDEQLSSLIERAVQGNLDLRTAAERVEQARLQRDIQTTGRLPSVDAGGAASWRRNGNDGSSESYSSSLDAGWEADLFGSVQRSIEAADADWQASQEERRDVLVSLVAEVALNYIEVRSTQVQLANVRKSLAMQRETRQLVQWQYEAGLDDDLAIHQAQYNLESSEAQIPALETSLAEAMNRLAVLLGQSPGSLHTELKEARAIPAIPATVAIGVPAEVIRRRPDIRKAENQLIAQTARIGVATAELYPKLRLSGVIGINGSSVARFAENIFSPAFWVQQAGLSASWNIFDAGAIRKNIQVRSSQQKEALIAYEAAVLRAMEEVENTLIAYVNEQGRRDSLERAVKEAEQATELAEKKYKAGLIDFSTVLETQRTLLSFDKQLTGSEATMAANLIRLYKALGGGWPCCPEDTANATSSEEIDQ, via the coding sequence ATGATTATGCAGCATACAGCCCTCCCTGGAAAACATTACTTCCGAACATCGCTTTCCACCCCTTCTGCTGCCGTCTTCTCCTGTAAAAACCACCCTCCTTATAGTAGGCAGGTGGCAGTTGGGGTGGAATTTTTAATAAACACGAACAACCTTGGCTCGGCAGCTATGATAATCCATACCATTCAGAGAAAAAACCGCCGCCTCGCCCCTCTGCTCTGTTGCGGCCTGATGCTCCAGCTCCTCACAGCCTGTGCAGTGGTGGGACCGGAGTATCAAAAGCCCGACTTGCACCCGGCAGCGCAATGGAATTCCCCGCTCCTCAAAGGATTACAGGCTGAGCAGGCTGATCCTCAACAGATGGCGGCATGGTGGGAGTTGCTGGAAGATGAGCAGCTGTCCTCCCTTATTGAGCGGGCTGTCCAAGGCAATCTTGACCTGAGGACCGCCGCAGAACGAGTGGAGCAGGCTCGCCTCCAGCGGGATATTCAAACAACAGGCAGGCTGCCCTCTGTTGATGCTGGAGGGGCCGCATCCTGGCGCCGCAATGGCAATGATGGTTCCAGCGAGAGCTACAGCAGCAGCCTGGATGCAGGCTGGGAGGCAGACCTCTTTGGTAGTGTGCAACGCTCCATCGAGGCGGCTGATGCTGATTGGCAGGCAAGCCAGGAAGAGCGGCGGGACGTACTGGTTTCCCTGGTAGCAGAGGTTGCCCTCAATTATATTGAAGTCCGTAGCACCCAGGTGCAGCTGGCCAATGTACGCAAAAGTCTTGCCATGCAGCGGGAGACCCGCCAGCTGGTCCAATGGCAGTATGAAGCAGGCCTGGATGATGATCTGGCCATTCACCAGGCCCAGTATAACCTGGAAAGCTCAGAGGCCCAGATCCCGGCCCTGGAGACCTCCCTTGCAGAAGCTATGAATCGGCTGGCAGTGCTGCTCGGCCAATCCCCGGGGAGCCTCCATACAGAGCTCAAGGAAGCACGGGCCATTCCTGCCATCCCGGCCACAGTGGCTATTGGCGTACCCGCAGAGGTAATCCGCCGCCGCCCGGACATCCGCAAGGCAGAGAATCAACTCATTGCCCAGACTGCCCGGATCGGTGTGGCCACAGCAGAACTCTACCCGAAACTCCGCCTCAGCGGTGTTATCGGTATCAACGGCAGCTCTGTTGCCCGCTTTGCCGAGAACATCTTCAGTCCTGCTTTCTGGGTGCAACAGGCAGGGCTCAGCGCCTCCTGGAATATCTTTGATGCCGGGGCGATCCGTAAGAATATCCAGGTCAGAAGCTCACAACAGAAAGAGGCACTGATCGCTTACGAGGCTGCTGTCCTGAGGGCAATGGAAGAGGTTGAAAATACCCTGATAGCCTATGTCAATGAACAGGGCAGACGGGATTCCCTTGAAAGAGCGGTTAAAGAGGCGGAGCAGGCAACTGAACTGGCGGAGAAGAAATACAAGGCAGGCCTGATTGACTTCAGCACAGTCCTGGAAACCCAGCGGACCCTGCTTTCCTTTGACAAGCAATTAACAGGCAGTGAAGCGACAATGGCGGCAAATCTTATCCGTCTGTACAAGGCCTTGGGCGGAGGCTGGCCCTGCTGCCCGGAAGACACAGCAAATGCAACATCCTCTGAGGAAATTGATCAATGA
- a CDS encoding efflux RND transporter periplasmic adaptor subunit yields the protein MKTKDIQQPDLAATLHASRKKGGTCRLCLLAFLICCVAGAVFSFRQQGPEGPPQQMAFKTEPVTIEDLIVTVTATGTLEPTNQVDVGSELSGKVEAIMVDFNDQVTEGQLLARLDVSKLKAQVKQTEASLQAAKAKVLQTKATIDETRSKLRQLQKVRKLSGGKMPSKTDMDAAQAAYARAQADLASAEAGVAQVQASLHITQTDLAKAEIISPVNGVVLSRNIEKGQTVAASFEAPVLFELAEDLSKMELHVGVDEADIGQVREGQEAMFTVDAYPEQKFSAEISQVRLAPTTTDGVVTYETVLVVDNTELVLRPGMTATAEIVVQKVEKALTVANAALRFKPPSMEQQRSKPSLLSAILPRRPRRGRKQQPPLPKGDRQHVWVESKQGPPRQVAIKTGFTDGIRTAVLEGEIREGEQVITAAMSNRE from the coding sequence ATGAAAACAAAAGATATTCAACAGCCGGATCTTGCTGCAACCCTGCACGCATCACGTAAAAAGGGAGGCACCTGCCGCTTATGCCTGCTCGCCTTCCTGATTTGCTGCGTTGCCGGGGCAGTGTTCTCTTTCCGCCAGCAAGGTCCTGAAGGACCACCGCAACAGATGGCCTTTAAAACCGAACCGGTTACCATTGAGGATCTGATAGTCACAGTCACCGCCACCGGCACCCTGGAGCCCACTAACCAGGTGGATGTGGGCAGTGAGCTGTCCGGCAAGGTTGAGGCGATCATGGTGGACTTTAACGATCAAGTCACAGAGGGGCAGCTCCTGGCCCGCCTGGATGTATCCAAACTCAAGGCCCAGGTCAAGCAGACCGAGGCCTCGCTACAGGCGGCCAAGGCAAAGGTCCTCCAGACCAAGGCCACTATTGACGAAACCCGAAGCAAGCTGCGCCAGCTGCAAAAGGTGCGGAAACTCAGCGGCGGTAAGATGCCCTCAAAAACAGATATGGATGCAGCCCAGGCCGCCTATGCCCGTGCCCAGGCCGATCTGGCCAGCGCCGAGGCCGGGGTTGCCCAGGTGCAGGCCAGCCTGCATATCACCCAGACAGACCTGGCCAAGGCTGAGATTATCTCGCCGGTCAACGGGGTTGTGCTGTCCAGAAACATCGAAAAAGGCCAGACCGTAGCTGCCTCCTTTGAGGCCCCGGTCCTCTTTGAGTTGGCTGAGGACCTGAGCAAGATGGAACTGCATGTGGGGGTGGATGAGGCCGATATCGGGCAGGTCCGGGAAGGACAGGAGGCCATGTTTACTGTTGATGCTTATCCTGAGCAGAAGTTCTCCGCCGAGATCAGTCAGGTCCGTCTTGCCCCAACCACCACGGACGGCGTGGTGACCTATGAAACCGTGCTGGTTGTTGATAATACAGAGCTGGTCCTGCGCCCCGGCATGACCGCCACCGCAGAGATCGTAGTTCAGAAGGTGGAAAAGGCCCTGACCGTCGCCAATGCAGCCCTGCGATTCAAGCCTCCCTCAATGGAACAACAACGGAGTAAACCCTCTCTCCTTTCCGCCATTCTCCCGCGACGACCAAGAAGAGGACGAAAGCAGCAGCCCCCCCTGCCCAAGGGTGATCGTCAGCATGTCTGGGTAGAGAGCAAGCAGGGACCGCCCCGGCAGGTCGCCATCAAGACCGGCTTTACTGACGGCATTCGCACAGCTGTCCTTGAAGGGGAGATCCGGGAAGGGGAACAGGTGATCACCGCAGCCATGAGTAACCGTGAGTAA